One stretch of Priestia megaterium DNA includes these proteins:
- a CDS encoding winged helix-turn-helix transcriptional regulator: MDGLALCPRFEKAVTILTKRWTSLIIFQLLSGSQRFSQMQEALPVSGRLLSERLKELEHEGIVIRTVIPETPVRIEYSLSDKGLALAPVIQEIQTWSSEWITKEEVE, encoded by the coding sequence ATGGACGGTTTAGCACTCTGCCCACGTTTTGAAAAGGCTGTTACTATACTAACGAAACGTTGGACGAGTTTGATCATTTTTCAGCTGCTTTCCGGCTCACAACGGTTTTCTCAAATGCAAGAAGCACTTCCAGTAAGCGGAAGGCTCTTATCCGAGCGCTTAAAAGAATTAGAGCATGAAGGAATCGTCATTCGTACGGTTATTCCGGAAACTCCTGTTCGAATCGAGTATTCGTTATCCGACAAAGGATTAGCACTGGCGCCGGTAATTCAGGAAATTCAGACATGGTCCAGTGAGTGGATTACAAAAGAAGAAGTGGAATAA